The following proteins come from a genomic window of Campylobacter sp. RM16189:
- the purN gene encoding phosphoribosylglycinamide formyltransferase, translating to MVTKKIAILFSGRGSNLESILSKIHNKIFNNVKIEVVLTLTNKDNAYGIERARKYGLESVVIEHTKFNSREEFDAALVSEIKKYNVDLVVLAGFMRILTPVFTTQIKAINLHPSLLPLFKGAYAIKESFESDMLVGGVSVHYVSEELDGGKLIMQRAFEKHDGMSLEEFEDKIHSIEHEILPESIVKILCKA from the coding sequence ATGGTTACGAAAAAAATAGCGATTTTATTTAGCGGAAGAGGGTCAAATTTAGAGTCGATTTTGTCAAAAATCCATAATAAAATTTTTAATAACGTCAAAATTGAAGTCGTCCTAACGCTAACAAATAAAGATAACGCTTACGGTATAGAAAGAGCTAGAAAATACGGGCTTGAAAGCGTAGTTATAGAGCATACTAAATTTAACTCACGCGAAGAATTTGACGCTGCGTTAGTTAGCGAGATTAAAAAATATAACGTAGATCTTGTAGTTTTAGCCGGTTTTATGAGAATACTAACTCCTGTTTTTACTACTCAAATTAAGGCCATCAATCTTCATCCATCTTTACTGCCACTCTTTAAAGGCGCTTACGCAATAAAGGAGAGTTTTGAAAGCGATATGTTAGTTGGAGGCGTTAGTGTGCACTATGTTAGCGAGGAGCTTGACGGAGGAAAGCTTATCATGCAAAGGGCTTTTGAAAAGCATGACGGCATGAGTTTAGAGGAGTTTGAGGACAAAATTCACTCTATAGAGCATGAAATTTTGCCTGAAAGTATCGTAAAAATTCTTTGCAAGGCATAA
- a CDS encoding YifB family Mg chelatase-like AAA ATPase, which produces MKSLKCATYTDGLKIVDVEATFNRGLPALSIVGLASTSIKESEARVKSALLAQNFSFPAQKIIINLSPSDMPKTGSHFDLPIALLIALQKEVKSNSLSEFFVFGELGLDGSIKSTASMFSILLFLSTSVTKAKVLVPKEIAKNAAMIPNLEIYAVSKLDEAIKFFLDDEFKQQCLAKETHPLFSNLTQICGKSYVANSKFELDFKDIKGQTRAKRACLIAACGMHNIIFEGSPGCGKSMSAKRLRYILPPQNLDEILLSAAYASLNLQDHEFSVLRAFRSPHHTSTKSSIFGGGTASARIGEVALANGGILFFDELPHFGKQILESLREPLEDNQIHISRVNSKITYKTKFMFVGAMNPCPCGNLLSKQLNCRCLETDIKRYKAKISEPLLDRIDLHVLMDEVASSDKSDITSADMQREVLRVFEVQMRRGQSELNGKLSDKEIAKFCICDSEAKGVLDMSIARFALTQRGINKILKVARTIADLEGSQIIKKPHILEALSYRVRSEV; this is translated from the coding sequence GCCAGCACTTAGCATCGTAGGGCTTGCAAGCACAAGTATCAAAGAGAGCGAAGCAAGGGTAAAGTCAGCTCTCTTAGCTCAAAATTTCTCCTTTCCCGCTCAAAAAATCATCATAAATCTCTCTCCTTCAGACATGCCAAAGACGGGCAGCCATTTTGACCTTCCTATCGCGCTTTTGATCGCTTTACAAAAAGAGGTTAAGAGCAACTCTCTTAGTGAATTTTTCGTTTTTGGCGAGCTTGGACTTGACGGAAGCATCAAGAGCACGGCAAGCATGTTTTCTATACTTTTGTTTTTAAGCACAAGCGTTACAAAGGCTAAGGTTTTAGTGCCAAAAGAGATAGCTAAAAATGCTGCGATGATACCGAATTTAGAAATTTATGCCGTAAGTAAGCTTGATGAGGCGATAAAATTTTTTCTTGATGATGAGTTTAAGCAGCAGTGTTTAGCCAAAGAGACTCATCCGCTATTTTCAAATTTGACTCAAATTTGTGGTAAAAGTTACGTCGCAAACTCAAAATTTGAGCTTGATTTTAAGGATATCAAAGGTCAGACTAGAGCCAAAAGAGCTTGCCTCATAGCTGCTTGCGGCATGCATAACATCATCTTTGAAGGAAGCCCAGGGTGTGGCAAAAGCATGAGTGCAAAGCGCTTGAGATATATCCTTCCGCCTCAAAATTTAGATGAAATTTTACTAAGCGCGGCATACGCGTCGCTAAATTTGCAAGATCACGAATTTAGCGTGCTTAGAGCTTTTAGAAGCCCGCATCATACATCGACAAAAAGCTCGATCTTTGGAGGTGGAACGGCAAGCGCAAGGATAGGCGAAGTCGCACTTGCAAACGGCGGGATACTGTTTTTTGACGAGCTTCCACACTTCGGTAAGCAAATTTTAGAAAGCCTTCGAGAGCCGCTTGAGGATAACCAAATCCACATCTCAAGAGTAAATTCCAAGATAACTTACAAGACAAAATTTATGTTTGTTGGAGCGATGAATCCCTGCCCGTGCGGAAATTTGCTCTCAAAGCAGCTAAATTGCAGATGTTTAGAAACCGATATCAAGCGATACAAGGCGAAAATTTCAGAGCCTCTTTTGGATAGGATCGACCTGCACGTGCTTATGGATGAGGTTGCAAGTAGCGATAAAAGCGATATAACGAGTGCCGATATGCAGCGTGAAGTTTTGCGTGTTTTTGAAGTGCAGATGAGGCGAGGACAAAGCGAGCTAAACGGTAAATTAAGCGATAAAGAGATAGCCAAATTTTGTATTTGCGATAGCGAAGCAAAGGGTGTTCTTGATATGTCTATCGCAAGATTTGCGCTAACTCAAAGAGGCATAAATAAGATTTTAAAAGTAGCTAGAACTATCGCCGATCTTGAGGGCTCGCAAATCATAAAGAAACCTCATATCCTAGAAGCGCTTAGCTATAGAGTAAGGAGCGAAGTTTGA
- a CDS encoding NAD(P)H-hydrate dehydratase, translated as MKKLFMTTAELDLRACVEFGLNDEILMENAACALAKEVRKNVKKGFKILGVCGSGNNAADVVATLRMLSSEYECELFLVFDRQNEMLKTQIDRARKLGVKFVKDIGKYKCIIDGIFGSGLNRELDKQAINLINLLNSKKAYRIACDIPSGLDKFGNSLGAVFKADTTITMGARKAALYSDFAKDFTGRIRVANLGMGARKFEGETNIFKLSKADMRLPLRVKANTNKGDFGHVFVVSGEFSGAAKIAAKAALTMGAGLVSIVSEKANIKAGMLFMQSKKISEKMAYGALGMGLGKLSEAKKDELFKELKSKKALVIDADLCYEKRIIELLKTKKDIVITPHPKEFCSLLELGGFGKFSVSEIQQNRFKLAQMWSEKFPNVLVLKGANTIIAQNCKIYIMPYGDASLSKGGSGDALSGIIISLLAQGYCTLDAAITGILAHALSVKNLKQNNYSITAKDIIKGLKWLRKK; from the coding sequence TTGAAGAAGCTTTTTATGACCACAGCCGAGCTTGATCTAAGAGCTTGCGTTGAGTTTGGGTTAAATGATGAAATTTTGATGGAAAATGCAGCTTGCGCCCTTGCTAAAGAGGTGCGAAAAAATGTCAAAAAGGGTTTTAAAATTTTAGGCGTTTGCGGAAGTGGAAATAACGCTGCAGATGTCGTTGCCACACTTAGAATGCTAAGCAGTGAGTATGAGTGCGAGCTCTTTTTAGTATTTGATAGACAAAATGAGATGCTTAAAACTCAAATTGATAGAGCGCGTAAGCTCGGAGTTAAATTTGTCAAAGATATCGGTAAGTATAAATGCATAATAGATGGAATTTTTGGCTCAGGATTAAATAGAGAGCTGGATAAGCAAGCCATAAATCTGATAAATCTTTTAAATTCAAAAAAGGCTTACAGGATAGCTTGCGATATACCTAGCGGACTTGATAAATTTGGAAATAGCCTTGGAGCCGTTTTTAAAGCAGATACGACTATAACTATGGGGGCTAGAAAGGCAGCTCTTTATTCTGATTTTGCAAAGGATTTTACTGGCAGGATAAGGGTTGCAAATTTGGGTATGGGAGCTAGGAAATTTGAGGGTGAAACTAATATTTTTAAGCTTAGCAAGGCAGATATGAGGCTTCCTCTTAGAGTGAAGGCTAACACTAACAAGGGTGATTTCGGACATGTTTTTGTTGTTAGTGGTGAGTTTAGCGGAGCTGCTAAAATCGCTGCAAAGGCTGCTTTAACTATGGGAGCGGGACTTGTTAGTATAGTTAGCGAGAAGGCCAATATAAAAGCTGGCATGCTTTTTATGCAGTCAAAAAAGATAAGCGAAAAGATGGCTTACGGAGCTCTTGGTATGGGACTTGGCAAGCTTAGTGAGGCTAAAAAAGATGAGCTTTTTAAAGAGCTAAAGAGTAAAAAAGCTCTTGTTATAGATGCCGATCTTTGTTATGAAAAGCGAATAATAGAGCTTTTAAAGACAAAAAAAGATATCGTTATAACCCCTCATCCAAAGGAGTTTTGCTCTCTTTTAGAGCTTGGGGGATTTGGGAAATTTAGTGTTAGTGAAATTCAACAAAACCGCTTTAAATTAGCTCAAATGTGGAGTGAGAAATTTCCTAACGTTTTGGTGCTAAAAGGGGCTAATACTATTATCGCTCAAAACTGTAAAATTTATATTATGCCTTACGGAGATGCTTCCTTGTCAAAAGGCGGAAGCGGAGATGCTCTAAGTGGTATTATTATCTCTTTGTTAGCTCAAGGATACTGCACACTAGACGCGGCGATTACCGGTATTTTGGCTCACGCTTTAAGTGTGAAAAATTTAAAACAGAATAACTACTCAATAACTGCAAAAGATATTATAAAAGGGCTTAAATGGTTACGAAAAAAATAG
- a CDS encoding efflux transporter outer membrane subunit has protein sequence MRNLLIIAVAIFFAGCSFRPELPNVDTNFEATYQLTTDIKDRWWEEFGDENLNAIVEEALNNNIDLKIAFLNLQKAKASLGIASADLFPSVNLNAGATRARTSGETYTKQDNVKYTNHSLNFGLNYEIDLWGRVKNSIEASKSSLKASKFDYDSARLTIASNIAKSYFTLVALNMREKVLSDTLKNYEEIMNFRKTQLEFGSVDNITFLQSKAQVDSAKASLVDIKNSISLALNSLSIMSGKSNDEILKGVIKSSKKLPKEPEVKAGISADILLRRSDVASAYENLKATNALIGVSKAAYYPSISLTGLLGFVSNDLARLFDANANTWSLGGSLTQKIFDNGRIKNNVKIAETNEQIAALAYEKSIKTALSEVRDALLKRENAKLSQKSVKALLNSQEKIYKIAKSKFEEGYSSHLELLDAQRNLLANKLQDVNANLNLINSIVEIYKAFGGGFKAENLK, from the coding sequence ATGCGTAATCTACTCATAATCGCTGTTGCGATATTTTTTGCAGGCTGCTCGTTTAGACCTGAGCTGCCAAATGTCGATACAAATTTTGAGGCGACTTATCAGCTCACAACCGATATCAAAGATAGATGGTGGGAAGAATTTGGCGATGAAAATTTAAATGCCATCGTTGAAGAAGCTCTTAACAACAACATCGATCTTAAGATAGCCTTTTTAAATTTGCAAAAAGCAAAAGCAAGCCTTGGCATAGCAAGTGCGGATCTGTTTCCTAGCGTAAATTTAAACGCAGGCGCTACAAGAGCCAGAACAAGCGGTGAAACCTACACAAAACAAGACAATGTAAAATACACAAACCACTCTCTAAATTTCGGGCTAAACTACGAGATAGATCTTTGGGGCAGGGTCAAAAACAGCATAGAAGCTTCCAAGTCAAGCTTAAAAGCGAGCAAATTTGACTACGACAGCGCAAGACTTACCATAGCATCAAATATTGCCAAAAGCTACTTCACTTTGGTTGCTTTAAACATGCGAGAAAAGGTGCTAAGCGATACTCTCAAAAATTATGAAGAGATAATGAATTTCAGAAAAACTCAGCTTGAGTTTGGAAGTGTCGATAACATCACCTTTTTGCAAAGCAAAGCTCAAGTAGATAGTGCCAAAGCAAGCCTTGTAGATATCAAAAACTCAATCAGCCTAGCACTAAATTCGCTTAGCATAATGAGCGGCAAAAGCAACGATGAAATTTTAAAAGGTGTCATAAAAAGCTCCAAAAAACTGCCAAAAGAACCGGAAGTAAAAGCCGGCATAAGCGCAGACATACTGCTTAGAAGAAGCGATGTTGCTAGTGCCTATGAAAATTTAAAGGCTACAAATGCGCTAATCGGCGTATCTAAGGCGGCATATTACCCATCCATATCGCTAACGGGGCTTTTAGGTTTTGTTAGTAACGATTTAGCAAGACTCTTTGACGCAAATGCAAATACTTGGAGCTTAGGTGGATCGCTAACACAAAAGATATTTGATAACGGACGCATAAAAAACAATGTAAAAATCGCCGAGACCAACGAGCAAATCGCGGCATTGGCTTATGAAAAGAGTATTAAAACCGCTTTAAGCGAGGTTAGAGACGCACTTTTAAAAAGAGAGAATGCCAAACTATCCCAAAAGAGCGTAAAGGCTCTGTTAAACTCGCAAGAAAAGATTTATAAGATAGCAAAGAGCAAATTTGAAGAGGGCTACAGTAGCCATCTTGAGCTGCTTGACGCTCAAAGAAATCTGCTTGCAAACAAGCTTCAAGATGTAAATGCAAATTTAAATTTGATCAATTCAATTGTAGAAATTTATAAGGCTTTTGGTGGCGGATTTAAGGCGGAAAATTTAAAATAA